The Hymenobacter baengnokdamensis genome includes a region encoding these proteins:
- the cmk gene encoding (d)CMP kinase, giving the protein MKNLVIAIDGYSSCGKSTTAKAVATELHYAYLDTGAMYRGVTLFLLENGIAFNDMSRVEQALRDDIHISFKRNRRTGRNELCLNDKIREDDIRQMRISNSVSEVSVIAQVRHAMVAQQQRMGRKRGVVMDGRDIGTTVFPDAEVKIFMTADVEVRAHRRQEELAAKGEHVALADIIENLRKRDHIDSTRAESPLRRAHDAVLLDTTHITITEQVDFVLDKVSSALFAAYAHKVNG; this is encoded by the coding sequence ATGAAAAACCTCGTTATCGCCATTGATGGCTATTCTTCGTGCGGTAAAAGCACTACTGCGAAGGCAGTTGCTACCGAGTTGCACTATGCCTACCTCGATACCGGGGCCATGTACCGGGGCGTTACGCTCTTTTTACTGGAAAACGGCATTGCCTTCAACGATATGTCGCGGGTGGAACAGGCGTTGCGCGATGATATTCACATCAGCTTTAAGCGCAACCGCCGCACGGGCCGCAACGAGCTGTGCCTGAACGATAAAATAAGGGAGGATGACATTCGCCAGATGCGGATTTCCAACTCCGTGAGCGAGGTGTCGGTAATAGCGCAGGTGCGCCATGCCATGGTAGCCCAGCAGCAGCGCATGGGCCGTAAGCGCGGCGTGGTAATGGACGGCCGTGACATCGGCACCACCGTTTTTCCCGATGCGGAAGTCAAAATCTTTATGACGGCCGATGTGGAAGTGCGTGCCCACCGCCGCCAGGAAGAGCTGGCAGCCAAAGGCGAGCACGTAGCGCTGGCCGACATCATCGAAAACCTGCGCAAGCGCGACCACATCGACTCGACCCGCGCCGAAAGCCCCCTGCGCCGCGCCCACGATGCCGTGCTGCTCGATACCACCCACATTACCATTACCGAGCAGGTCGATTTTGTGTTGGATAAAGTATCATCGGCGCTTTTTGCCGCCTATGCCCACAAGGTGAATGGGTAG
- the rimK gene encoding 30S ribosomal protein S6--L-glutamate ligase: MKLAILSREPQSYSTKRLVAAAIERGHEAQVLDHLRCNLVLEKGQPSILYRGQALVKPDAIIPRIGASVTFYGTAVVRQFEMMKVRTAVESQAIVRSRDKLRSMQILSRAGVGMPKTAFTNDTDELPALIELVGGAPVIIKLLEGTQGLGVVLAESAKAAQSVIEAFHNLKARILVQEFIGEAKGADVRAFVVDGEVVGAMRRQGKEGEFRSNLHRGGTGTLVKLSRAEKAAALLAAKALGLGVAGVDMLQSKRGPLVLEVNSSPGLEGIEKATGLDIAGRIIDYTAALTLRKRGGKSKPKHKKAGPEADGQGQ, encoded by the coding sequence ATGAAACTGGCTATTCTTTCGCGTGAGCCGCAGTCGTACTCTACCAAGCGGCTGGTTGCAGCGGCTATCGAGCGCGGCCACGAAGCGCAGGTGCTCGACCACCTGCGCTGCAACCTGGTGCTCGAAAAAGGCCAGCCCAGCATTCTCTACCGGGGGCAGGCGCTGGTTAAGCCCGATGCGATTATTCCGCGCATCGGGGCCTCGGTCACGTTCTACGGCACGGCCGTGGTGCGGCAGTTTGAGATGATGAAGGTGCGCACCGCCGTGGAAAGCCAGGCCATTGTGCGCTCGCGCGATAAGCTGCGCTCAATGCAGATTTTGAGCCGCGCCGGTGTTGGAATGCCCAAAACGGCCTTTACCAACGACACCGACGAGCTGCCCGCTCTTATCGAGCTCGTTGGCGGCGCGCCCGTGATTATCAAGCTATTAGAAGGAACGCAGGGCCTTGGTGTGGTATTGGCCGAAAGTGCCAAGGCCGCGCAGTCGGTTATCGAAGCTTTTCATAACCTGAAGGCCCGCATTCTGGTGCAGGAGTTTATCGGCGAAGCCAAGGGGGCCGACGTGCGCGCCTTCGTAGTCGATGGCGAAGTGGTGGGCGCTATGCGCCGTCAGGGGAAGGAAGGCGAGTTTCGCTCGAACCTGCACCGCGGCGGCACCGGTACGCTCGTGAAGCTAAGCCGCGCCGAGAAAGCCGCGGCCCTGCTGGCTGCCAAGGCCCTGGGCCTGGGCGTGGCCGGCGTCGATATGCTGCAAAGCAAGCGCGGGCCGCTGGTGCTCGAAGTTAACTCGTCGCCCGGTCTCGAAGGCATTGAGAAGGCCACCGGGCTCGACATTGCCGGCCGTATTATCGACTACACGGCCGCCCTCACCCTGCGTAAGCGTGGCGGCAAGAGCAAGCCCAAACACAAGAAAGCTGGCCCCGAAGCCGACGGACAGGGCCAGTAA
- a CDS encoding zinc-binding dehydrogenase produces MRALQQDTPHQPAVVREIPTPQPATGEVLVKLRAAALNHRDVWIQKGQYAGIKLPCTLGADGSGEVAALGAGVEGWTVGAPVILYPGLEWGDSQLAQGRSFRVLGMPDPGTFAEYIVLPAHCLRPKPAHLNWEQAAALPLAGLTAYRAAFVRAQVQPGERVLVTGVGGGVAQVAAQLCAARGAQVWVTSGEEEKITRALALPLGLRGGISYKQANWGRTLTQSTGGFDVIIDSAGGEAFGALLDSAAPGGRIVFYGATLGNIPQLPSAKVFWKQLSILGSTMGSEQDFDAMLALVNEQQLVPIVDKVFPLAEGEAALRYLEAGQQLGKVVLTC; encoded by the coding sequence ATGCGCGCTCTTCAGCAAGATACACCACACCAGCCTGCCGTTGTGCGGGAAATTCCGACTCCGCAGCCCGCCACCGGCGAGGTATTGGTTAAGCTACGGGCAGCGGCACTCAATCACCGCGATGTCTGGATTCAGAAGGGTCAGTATGCCGGCATCAAGCTCCCCTGCACCTTAGGAGCCGATGGCAGCGGCGAAGTAGCGGCGCTGGGCGCGGGCGTTGAAGGCTGGACCGTGGGTGCGCCGGTAATTTTATACCCTGGGCTGGAATGGGGCGACAGCCAGCTGGCGCAAGGCCGCAGCTTTCGGGTACTTGGTATGCCCGACCCCGGCACCTTTGCCGAATATATTGTTTTACCTGCCCACTGCCTGCGGCCCAAGCCCGCGCACCTGAACTGGGAGCAGGCCGCCGCCCTGCCGCTGGCCGGCCTTACCGCCTACCGGGCGGCCTTTGTGCGCGCACAAGTGCAGCCCGGCGAGCGGGTGCTCGTAACCGGCGTGGGGGGCGGCGTGGCGCAGGTAGCCGCGCAGCTCTGTGCCGCCCGCGGGGCGCAGGTGTGGGTTACCTCGGGTGAGGAGGAAAAGATAACGCGTGCCCTGGCCCTGCCGCTGGGCCTGCGTGGAGGCATCAGCTACAAGCAGGCCAACTGGGGCCGCACGCTCACGCAGAGCACAGGAGGCTTCGATGTTATTATCGACAGCGCGGGCGGCGAAGCATTTGGGGCACTGCTCGACAGTGCGGCACCGGGCGGGCGCATCGTGTTCTACGGTGCTACGCTGGGCAATATTCCGCAATTGCCGTCCGCCAAGGTTTTCTGGAAGCAACTCAGTATTCTGGGCTCTACGATGGGCTCGGAGCAGGACTTTGACGCTATGCTTGCCCTGGTAAACGAGCAGCAGCTCGTGCCGATAGTTGATAAGGTATTTCCGCTGGCCGAAGGCGAGGCGGCGCTACGCTACCTCGAAGCCGGCCAGCAGTTGGGCAAGGTAGTGCTCACCTGCTAG
- a CDS encoding response regulator, with product MTDALNHIVLIEDNETTSFLNNRLLSRLGVARQVSSFTKADEASHFLWGDKHPEITPDLVFVDLKMPGMSGFDFLERYSQLPAETQERTVVAVLTTSMHAADTARVAQYPNVEYLTKPLTEEKMQRLLAKRFANSVS from the coding sequence ATGACCGACGCACTCAATCATATTGTGCTGATAGAGGATAACGAGACGACGAGCTTTCTGAATAATAGATTGCTAAGTCGCTTGGGTGTGGCCCGGCAGGTCAGCTCCTTCACAAAGGCTGACGAAGCCTCGCATTTTTTGTGGGGCGATAAGCACCCCGAAATTACCCCCGACCTGGTTTTTGTCGACCTGAAAATGCCGGGCATGAGTGGCTTCGATTTTCTGGAGCGCTACAGCCAGCTGCCCGCCGAAACGCAGGAGCGCACGGTGGTAGCGGTGCTGACTACTTCGATGCACGCCGCCGACACCGCCCGCGTGGCCCAGTACCCCAACGTGGAGTACCTCACCAAACCCCTGACCGAAGAAAAAATGCAGCGCCTGCTCGCCAAGCGCTTTGCAAACAGCGTAAGCTAA
- a CDS encoding 4-hydroxy-3-methylbut-2-enyl diphosphate reductase, with translation MQVTIDKNSGYCFGVEFAIQMAEDELSHGEGHTLYCLGDIVHNRMEVERLHQQGLRVIDREQLGTLHDCKVLIRAHGEPPETYQLALQNNLELIDASCPVVLKLQNRVKHAFDATTRENGQVVIYGQPGHAEVIGLTGQTRNQALIVMTEADLDQIDFRRPVTLFSQTTKSTAGFYKMKALIEARIAAAGGALESFDANDSICRQVSNREPQLARFAQEQDVILFVSGRKSSNGKALFSVVNAVNPHSYFIENEGDVQDEWFAGMSSVGICGATSTPLWLMRQVAARVEGRAVAA, from the coding sequence ATGCAGGTAACCATCGATAAAAACTCAGGGTATTGCTTTGGGGTTGAGTTCGCCATTCAGATGGCGGAAGATGAGCTGAGCCACGGCGAAGGTCATACGCTGTACTGCCTCGGCGATATTGTGCACAACCGCATGGAGGTAGAGCGCCTGCACCAGCAGGGCCTGCGCGTGATTGACCGTGAGCAGCTCGGGACCCTGCACGACTGCAAGGTGCTTATCCGGGCGCACGGCGAGCCGCCCGAAACCTACCAGCTGGCCCTGCAAAATAACCTGGAGCTGATTGACGCCAGCTGCCCGGTAGTGCTGAAGCTCCAAAACCGGGTGAAGCACGCTTTCGATGCCACCACCCGCGAAAATGGCCAGGTAGTTATTTATGGCCAGCCGGGCCACGCCGAGGTTATCGGCCTCACCGGCCAAACGCGTAACCAGGCCCTTATTGTGATGACGGAGGCCGACCTCGACCAGATTGATTTCAGGCGGCCCGTTACGCTCTTCAGCCAGACTACCAAAAGCACGGCGGGCTTCTATAAGATGAAGGCGCTGATAGAGGCGCGCATTGCCGCGGCCGGGGGCGCGCTGGAAAGCTTCGACGCCAACGACAGCATTTGCCGCCAGGTAAGCAATCGGGAGCCGCAGCTGGCCCGGTTTGCTCAGGAGCAAGACGTTATTCTATTTGTAAGCGGCCGCAAAAGCTCGAACGGTAAGGCGTTGTTCTCGGTAGTAAACGCGGTAAATCCGCACAGTTATTTTATTGAGAACGAGGGCGATGTTCAGGATGAGTGGTTTGCCGGAATGTCGTCGGTGGGCATTTGCGGGGCTACCAGCACACCCTTGTGGCTCATGCGCCAGGTAGCTGCCCGGGTTGAGGGCCGGGCGGTGGCTGCGTAA
- the ade gene encoding adenine deaminase, whose protein sequence is MPADLVLSVNLVDIAARTVGPATLRVVAGRVAAVEPVAGATHPNPALPYALPGFVDAHVHVESSLLVPSEFARLALTHGTVATVSDPHEIGNVLGVAGVQYMLDNAAAGPFKFCFGAPSCVPATPFETAGATISAADIEQLFQNPAIGYLAEMMNWPGVLQRDPGVLEKIALAHRYGRPVDGHAPGLQGADAECYASAGISTDHECFTAAEAQDKLAAGMKILIREGSAARNFDALIELLPQHYENIMFCSDDKHPDTLLLGHINQLVQRAVALGYSVFDVLQAACLNPVAHYGLPVGQLRIGDHADFILVDNLTDFTVQKTFLNGELVAENGQCLLPATPVAVVNNFHAAPIAPAALTLPAPRASQEQATYPVIECFDGQLITARRNLELPVVDGQLQPDPAQDVLKLVVLNRYTPGAAPAVAFIKGFGLKQGALASSVGHDSHNITAVGYDDARLARAINLVVAARGGLAAVDAAGNEHVVQLPVAGLMSDRPGPEVAAAYSALDNFAKTQLGSGLQAPFMTLSFMALLVIPSLKLSDKGLFDGERFEFVS, encoded by the coding sequence ATGCCGGCTGATTTGGTGCTCTCTGTTAATCTGGTTGATATTGCGGCGCGCACAGTGGGCCCGGCAACGCTGCGCGTGGTAGCGGGCCGGGTGGCGGCGGTGGAGCCCGTGGCCGGAGCAACGCACCCCAACCCTGCCCTGCCCTACGCGCTGCCGGGCTTTGTCGATGCGCATGTACACGTCGAGAGCTCGCTGCTGGTACCCAGCGAGTTTGCCCGGCTGGCTCTCACCCACGGAACCGTAGCCACGGTATCAGACCCCCACGAAATCGGCAATGTGCTCGGCGTAGCCGGCGTGCAGTATATGCTCGACAATGCGGCAGCCGGGCCGTTTAAGTTCTGCTTTGGCGCGCCCAGCTGCGTGCCGGCCACGCCCTTCGAAACGGCCGGCGCTACCATTTCGGCCGCCGATATTGAGCAGCTTTTCCAAAACCCCGCCATCGGCTACCTGGCCGAGATGATGAACTGGCCCGGCGTGTTGCAGCGCGACCCCGGGGTGCTGGAAAAAATAGCGCTGGCGCACCGCTACGGCCGCCCTGTCGATGGCCATGCGCCGGGCCTGCAAGGGGCCGATGCCGAGTGCTACGCCAGCGCCGGCATCAGCACCGACCACGAGTGCTTTACGGCCGCCGAAGCCCAGGATAAGCTGGCAGCCGGCATGAAAATCCTGATTCGGGAAGGCTCGGCGGCCCGCAACTTCGATGCCCTCATCGAACTGCTGCCTCAGCACTACGAGAATATCATGTTCTGCTCCGACGACAAGCACCCCGATACTCTGTTGCTGGGCCATATCAACCAGCTGGTGCAGCGGGCCGTGGCCCTCGGTTACTCGGTGTTCGATGTGCTGCAAGCCGCCTGCCTCAATCCGGTTGCGCATTATGGCCTGCCCGTGGGCCAGCTGCGCATCGGCGACCATGCCGACTTTATTCTGGTTGATAATCTGACTGATTTTACGGTTCAAAAAACCTTCCTGAATGGCGAGCTGGTGGCCGAAAACGGCCAATGCCTGCTGCCCGCCACGCCAGTTGCAGTGGTCAACAATTTTCACGCCGCCCCGATTGCCCCGGCTGCCCTGACCTTACCAGCACCTCGGGCAAGCCAGGAGCAGGCAACTTACCCGGTTATCGAATGCTTTGATGGGCAGCTTATTACCGCGCGGCGCAACCTGGAGCTGCCGGTCGTCGACGGCCAGCTTCAGCCCGACCCGGCCCAGGATGTGCTCAAGCTGGTGGTCCTCAATCGCTACACGCCGGGGGCCGCGCCGGCCGTGGCCTTCATCAAAGGCTTTGGGCTGAAGCAGGGCGCCCTGGCCAGCAGTGTTGGCCACGACTCGCACAACATTACGGCCGTAGGCTACGACGACGCCCGCCTGGCGCGCGCCATCAACCTGGTAGTGGCGGCGCGGGGAGGCCTGGCGGCGGTCGATGCCGCTGGTAACGAGCACGTAGTGCAGCTACCCGTAGCCGGCCTCATGTCGGACCGCCCCGGCCCGGAGGTGGCGGCAGCCTACTCAGCGCTCGATAATTTTGCTAAGACGCAGCTTGGCTCAGGCCTGCAAGCCCCGTTTATGACCCTTTCGTTTATGGCCCTGCTGGTTATTCCCAGCCTTAAGCTCAGTGATAAAGGCTTATTTGACGGCGAGCGGTTTGAGTTTGTGTCGTAA
- a CDS encoding 2TM domain-containing protein — translation MQLAPPSDSFPNQRLWQLAQARISFQCHLLTYLFMNAGLWVMWAALPSPPGTAGLLPWPVWPTVFWGIGLVQQGIRTYAWPYFRGQTQREYERLLAQEQTRQRGV, via the coding sequence ATGCAGCTTGCCCCGCCCTCCGATTCTTTCCCTAATCAACGTTTGTGGCAGCTGGCGCAGGCCCGCATCAGCTTTCAGTGCCACCTGCTCACCTACTTGTTTATGAACGCCGGGCTGTGGGTGATGTGGGCCGCGCTGCCATCGCCGCCTGGCACGGCGGGCTTATTGCCCTGGCCGGTTTGGCCGACCGTGTTCTGGGGAATTGGCCTCGTGCAGCAAGGAATCAGGACGTATGCCTGGCCGTACTTTCGGGGCCAGACGCAGCGCGAGTACGAGCGCCTGCTGGCGCAGGAGCAGACCAGGCAGCGTGGGGTTTAG
- a CDS encoding ATP-dependent zinc protease family protein encodes MKKRPPKRLLGRRELIDLPALALRGVVAKVDTGAYTSAIHCADLHLEADAETGQPVLHVRLLDPEHPLTDGRPLAFREFTQRSIRSSNGEVQTRYVIRTVVQLYGQRFDTEFSLADRSDLKHPVLLGRSLLRQGRFVVDVARRDMSYKAEHPAAEPLPGAVPTTDEAVQT; translated from the coding sequence ATGAAGAAGCGCCCCCCCAAACGCCTGCTCGGTCGCCGCGAGCTGATTGACCTGCCGGCCCTGGCTTTACGCGGCGTGGTGGCCAAAGTCGATACCGGGGCTTATACCAGCGCCATTCATTGCGCCGACCTGCACCTCGAAGCCGACGCCGAAACCGGCCAGCCCGTGCTGCATGTGCGCCTGCTCGACCCCGAGCACCCGCTCACCGATGGCCGGCCGCTGGCGTTTCGGGAGTTTACGCAGCGCAGCATCCGCTCCTCTAACGGTGAAGTGCAGACGCGCTATGTCATCCGGACGGTGGTGCAGCTCTACGGGCAGCGCTTCGATACCGAGTTTTCATTGGCCGACCGCTCCGACCTCAAGCACCCGGTGCTGCTGGGGCGCTCGCTGCTCCGGCAGGGTCGGTTTGTGGTCGATGTTGCCCGCCGCGATATGTCGTATAAGGCTGAGCACCCGGCTGCTGAGCCATTGCCCGGAGCTGTGCCAACCACCGATGAAGCGGTTCAGACGTAG
- a CDS encoding succinylglutamate desuccinylase/aspartoacylase family protein, with the protein MAIDNTLLLNRLRIQPGEQILTRLAISRLPSGAVIDVPVHVIRSTEPGPVLLLMAGMHGDEVNGIETIRRLIRRNLLQPTHGTVIAIPILNIYGFLNFSREVPDGKDVNRSFPGHPRGSVASRVAHRFMREIMPLVDYGIDFHTGGAARANHPQLRCVLGQDTVTDALAAAFAAPFTLHARLRPGSLRATAHALGKPIIVYETGESLRFDEPGIEEAIAGTLRVLHHLGMGAEGPAPARPNVLCHRHRWLRARYAGLFRAHVGLGDYVEEGQIYGSIADPYGGQAVRLESTMSGYVIGLNYMPVVNQGDALLHLAMPA; encoded by the coding sequence ATGGCAATTGATAATACTTTGTTGCTGAACAGGCTGCGGATTCAGCCCGGCGAGCAGATACTTACCCGGCTGGCTATCTCGCGCCTGCCCTCCGGGGCCGTGATTGACGTGCCGGTGCACGTTATCCGCTCTACCGAGCCCGGCCCGGTGCTGCTGCTGATGGCCGGTATGCACGGCGACGAGGTAAACGGCATTGAGACCATCCGGCGGCTTATTCGCCGCAACCTGCTGCAACCCACGCATGGCACGGTTATCGCCATTCCGATTTTAAATATATATGGTTTTCTGAATTTTAGTCGTGAAGTGCCCGATGGTAAGGACGTGAACCGGTCTTTTCCCGGCCATCCCCGCGGCTCGGTCGCCAGCCGCGTGGCGCACCGGTTCATGCGCGAGATTATGCCGCTCGTAGATTACGGCATTGACTTCCATACCGGGGGCGCGGCGCGGGCCAACCACCCGCAGCTGCGCTGTGTGCTGGGGCAGGATACGGTCACTGATGCGCTGGCGGCAGCGTTTGCGGCCCCCTTTACGCTGCACGCGCGCCTGCGTCCGGGCTCGCTGCGGGCCACGGCGCACGCCCTGGGTAAGCCCATTATTGTATACGAAACCGGCGAGAGCCTGCGTTTCGACGAGCCAGGTATTGAAGAAGCAATTGCGGGCACCTTGCGGGTGCTCCACCACCTGGGCATGGGGGCCGAAGGCCCGGCGCCGGCGCGGCCCAACGTACTATGCCACCGCCACCGCTGGCTGCGGGCGCGCTACGCCGGCCTGTTTCGGGCGCATGTGGGGCTGGGCGACTATGTGGAGGAGGGCCAGATATACGGCTCCATCGCCGACCCGTACGGTGGGCAGGCCGTACGCCTCGAATCGACAATGAGCGGCTACGTTATCGGCCTCAACTACATGCCGGTAGTAAACCAGGGCGATGCCCTGCTGCACCTGGCCATGCCAGCCTAG
- a CDS encoding MBOAT family O-acyltransferase: MLFNSLHFLVFFPLVVGLYFGLPARWRGPLLLVASYYFYLSWRPIYGALLAATTLLDYFSGVRMSRLATRPQRRPWLYLSLASNLGTLFVFKYFNFFRDAAVELAAAAHLPLVAPTLALALPVGVSFYTFQSVGYIVDVYQGRLEAEQNLGRFALFVAFFPQLVAGPIERGGQMLPQFRQAHAFDYGRVASGLRLMAWGMFKKVVIADRLAQMVTPIFDHPRQYQGLPLVLAVAGFTIQIYTDFSGYTDLARGAARVLGYQLVLNFRQPYFAASVGDFWRRWHMSLSNWFRDYVYIQLGGNRRGQARTYANLFTVFLLSGLWHGASWTFVAWGALHGLYLVAEGYTKPARAALARTLGLAARPRLLHGLGVASTLALVAYAWIFFRANTLPDALYISTHLFRGWGQLTLHEAVLTTGHFLLNYPPEAAVTLGAVALLLAVDLRNEYPAWAARWRRPAAPVRWVGYAALLLATLLLGFFNSTQFIYFQF, encoded by the coding sequence ATGCTATTCAACTCGCTTCATTTTCTTGTCTTTTTTCCGCTGGTCGTCGGGCTGTACTTTGGCCTGCCGGCCCGTTGGCGGGGGCCGCTGCTGCTGGTAGCCAGCTACTACTTCTACCTAAGCTGGCGCCCCATTTATGGCGCGCTGCTGGCCGCTACTACGCTGCTCGACTACTTTAGCGGGGTGCGCATGAGCCGGCTGGCAACCAGGCCGCAGCGCCGGCCGTGGCTCTACCTCAGCCTGGCCAGTAACCTGGGTACCCTATTCGTTTTCAAGTACTTTAATTTTTTTCGCGATGCTGCCGTGGAGCTGGCCGCCGCCGCGCACCTGCCGCTGGTGGCGCCCACGCTGGCCCTGGCCCTGCCGGTAGGCGTGTCGTTCTACACGTTTCAGTCGGTAGGCTATATAGTAGATGTTTACCAGGGGCGGCTGGAAGCCGAGCAAAACCTGGGGCGCTTTGCGCTATTCGTGGCTTTCTTTCCGCAGCTGGTGGCCGGCCCCATTGAGCGGGGCGGGCAGATGCTGCCGCAGTTTCGCCAGGCCCATGCTTTCGACTACGGCCGAGTGGCCAGCGGACTGCGCCTCATGGCCTGGGGCATGTTTAAAAAAGTAGTTATCGCCGACCGCCTGGCCCAGATGGTGACGCCCATCTTCGACCACCCGCGGCAGTACCAGGGGCTGCCGCTGGTGCTGGCCGTGGCGGGCTTCACCATCCAGATTTACACCGATTTTTCGGGCTACACCGACCTGGCGCGCGGCGCAGCACGGGTGCTGGGCTACCAGCTGGTGCTCAATTTCCGGCAGCCCTATTTTGCGGCCTCGGTGGGCGATTTCTGGCGGCGCTGGCACATGTCGCTTTCCAACTGGTTTCGCGACTACGTATATATTCAGCTGGGTGGAAATCGCCGGGGTCAGGCCCGTACGTACGCCAACTTATTCACGGTTTTTCTGCTGAGCGGCCTCTGGCACGGAGCCAGCTGGACGTTTGTGGCATGGGGAGCCCTCCACGGCCTGTACCTGGTGGCCGAAGGCTATACCAAGCCCGCCCGCGCGGCCCTGGCCCGTACGCTGGGCCTGGCGGCTCGCCCGCGGCTGTTGCACGGCCTGGGCGTGGCTTCCACCCTGGCGCTGGTAGCCTACGCCTGGATTTTTTTCCGGGCCAATACTCTTCCCGACGCGCTTTACATCAGCACGCACCTGTTCCGGGGCTGGGGGCAGCTTACGCTCCACGAGGCCGTGCTCACCACTGGTCACTTTTTACTAAACTACCCGCCTGAGGCGGCCGTGACGCTGGGCGCCGTAGCCCTGCTGCTGGCCGTAGACCTGCGCAACGAATACCCGGCCTGGGCCGCCCGCTGGCGCCGGCCGGCCGCGCCGGTGCGGTGGGTTGGCTACGCAGCGCTGTTATTGGCTACGCTGCTGCTGGGCTTTTTCAATAGCACCCAGTTTATCTATTTCCAATTCTGA
- a CDS encoding O-acetyl-ADP-ribose deacetylase: MLRLFPLNTRLRTEQADITKLATTAIVNAANSSLLGGGGVDGAIHRAGGPEILEECRKIRARQGGCKTGEAVITTGGRLPARYVIHTVGPVWNSGHKGEPELLANCYRNSLRIAAEHKLDSVGFPGISMGIYGYPKVAAAAIALREVQQWLAAHEWPKEVVLVAFDEQTRQLYESELENIG, translated from the coding sequence ATGCTGCGCCTCTTTCCCCTGAACACGCGCCTGCGCACCGAGCAGGCTGATATTACCAAGCTGGCTACCACGGCCATTGTCAATGCCGCCAACTCGTCGCTGCTGGGCGGAGGTGGGGTCGATGGAGCTATTCACCGGGCCGGTGGACCCGAGATTCTGGAAGAATGCCGGAAAATTCGGGCCCGGCAAGGCGGCTGCAAAACCGGCGAGGCCGTTATCACCACCGGCGGACGGCTGCCGGCCCGGTACGTCATTCACACCGTTGGGCCCGTGTGGAATAGCGGCCACAAGGGCGAGCCCGAATTGTTAGCCAACTGCTACCGCAACAGCCTGCGCATTGCCGCCGAGCATAAGCTCGACTCGGTGGGCTTTCCGGGTATCAGCATGGGCATTTATGGCTATCCCAAAGTGGCGGCGGCCGCTATTGCCCTGCGCGAGGTACAACAGTGGCTCGCGGCGCACGAATGGCCAAAGGAGGTTGTGCTGGTCGCGTTTGACGAGCAGACCAGGCAGCTGTATGAGAGTGAGCTGGAAAATATAGGATAA
- a CDS encoding OmpH family outer membrane protein translates to MKNPAQLAFNAVLLLAVAVLYFLHFNQRPAAAPAVAPVAATETTAPVADTTASAPVAESAPAAAPAVAAVPTGPAPAAGAIVYVESAKLLDGYQGMKDARRSFEGKAKGWERQNQALVSSFRTAVEQYQKTAAGLTPEQRAAAEQKLQQQQQQGAAEQQKIQAQAQEAEGKLTQTVLESVNKKVEAYGKAHGYKMILVAAPSGTIAYGEKGLDVTAPVLAYLNSEYHKK, encoded by the coding sequence ATGAAAAATCCTGCCCAACTAGCTTTTAATGCCGTACTGCTGCTTGCAGTGGCGGTGCTGTACTTTTTGCATTTCAACCAGCGGCCAGCCGCGGCCCCCGCCGTGGCACCGGTGGCCGCTACCGAAACGACTGCCCCCGTGGCCGATACCACTGCCAGCGCGCCCGTCGCCGAGTCGGCCCCGGCTGCTGCGCCGGCAGTAGCCGCAGTGCCCACCGGCCCGGCCCCGGCGGCCGGGGCCATTGTGTACGTAGAGTCGGCCAAACTGCTCGATGGCTACCAGGGTATGAAGGACGCCCGCCGCTCATTTGAAGGCAAGGCCAAAGGCTGGGAGCGTCAGAACCAAGCCCTCGTCAGCAGCTTCCGCACGGCCGTAGAGCAGTACCAGAAAACGGCCGCCGGCCTCACGCCCGAACAGCGGGCCGCCGCCGAGCAGAAGCTGCAGCAGCAGCAGCAGCAGGGGGCCGCCGAGCAGCAGAAAATTCAGGCCCAGGCCCAGGAAGCCGAAGGTAAGCTAACCCAGACCGTGCTCGAAAGCGTAAATAAGAAAGTAGAAGCCTATGGCAAGGCTCACGGCTACAAGATGATACTAGTAGCCGCCCCGAGCGGCACCATTGCCTACGGCGAGAAAGGCCTCGACGTCACGGCGCCGGTGCTGGCTTATTTGAACAGTGAGTACCACAAGAAATAA
- a CDS encoding 2TM domain-containing protein produces MQPNRPAAHNPAPTTLREQRLWQIARARTKFQSHLFTYLVINAGLWLLWALVPEAHERHELPWPVWTSLFWGIGLALQGVAVYSRLNCGERTQREYERLLAREN; encoded by the coding sequence ATGCAGCCCAACCGCCCCGCCGCCCACAACCCGGCCCCCACCACGTTGCGCGAGCAGCGCCTGTGGCAGATTGCCCGCGCCCGCACCAAGTTTCAGAGCCACCTGTTTACCTACCTCGTCATTAATGCTGGCCTGTGGCTGCTGTGGGCACTGGTGCCCGAGGCCCACGAGCGCCACGAGTTGCCCTGGCCCGTATGGACGAGCCTTTTCTGGGGCATTGGCCTGGCTTTGCAGGGAGTAGCTGTTTATAGCCGTCTCAACTGCGGCGAGCGTACCCAGCGCGAGTACGAGCGCCTGCTGGCCAGGGAGAATTAA